In Acipenser ruthenus chromosome 16, fAciRut3.2 maternal haplotype, whole genome shotgun sequence, the following proteins share a genomic window:
- the LOC117411770 gene encoding E3 ubiquitin-protein ligase XIAP-like isoform X1 gives MVDGRDGLLSLPLRQRKTLFGVQRKDFYLIFANICDMAYSQSDNDLESDNCGDMSEIHTRLQSFHNFPKDNLVSHQRLARAGFYFTGNSDQVRCFSCNHTVENWSSGDSPVERHRQVSPCCTYLSCTQRVPSQPATLNGHAAPSTNSAAYDEEREDLEYRLRTGEVVDETDYPKHRDMCREEARLDTFQSWPPSAPVRPRELAQAGFYYTNSRDRVECFCCGSVLENWEPGDEAWKEHERHFSNCFFILGHEVGNIPCQQPPDMDTVPYMGSYEERLRSFTGQQHPVDPERLARAGFYSTGELDKVICFQCAGDLKGWQAAEDPWEKHAKYYPGCNFLIAEKGQAFVNSIQLGNPCRNSAVSAERVPNGLAVRQEDSGIMQSSVVQRALEMGFDAAEVERTARERVCKTGMEYDSVEALISDLTRAESESDETQDKEEEDPMEKLRKLQQEKLCKVCMDKNIAIVFIPCGHLVTCKKCSEVLSKCPICCAPIIQKVKTYLS, from the exons ATTTCTATCTTATCTTTGCAAACATCTGTGATATGGCTTATTCCCAGTCTGACAACGACCTTGAATCGGACAACTGTGGGGACATGTCTGAAATCCACACACGGCTCCAGTCATTCCATAACTTCCCCAAGGATAACCTGGTATCTCATCAGAGGCTGGCCAGAGCTGGCTTTTATTTCACAGGCAACTCCGACCAGGTCAGGTGCTTCAGCTGCAATCACACTGTGGAGAACTGGAGCAGTGGAGACTCCCCTGTAGAGAGGCATCGACAGGTGTCCCCTTGCTGCACCTACCTGAGCTGCACGCAGAGAGTCCCCTCCCAGCCAGCCACGCTCAACGGACACGCGGCCCCATCAACCAACAGTGCTGCGTACGACGAGGAAAGAGAGGATCTGGAGTACCGCCTGCGAACGGGAGAGGTTGTGGATGAGACTGACTATCCGAAACACCGTGACATGTGCAGAGAGGAAGCCAGGCTGGACACCTTCCAGTCGTGGCCCCCGTCTGCCCCTGTGAGGCCCCGGGAGCTGGCCCAGGCCGGGTTCTATTACACTAACTCCAGGGACCGGGTTGAGTGCTTTTGCTGTGGTAGCGTGCTGGAGAACTGGGAGCCTGGAGATGAAGCCTGGAAGGAGCACGAGAGACACTTCAGCAACTGCTTCTTCATCCTGGGCCACGAAGTGGGGAACATTCCTTGCCAGCAGCCCCCTGACATGGATACAGTTCCGTACATGGGATCCTATGAGGAGCGTCTCCGCAGCTTCACTGGCCAGCAGCATCCCGTCGACCCAGAGAGACTGGCGAGGGCTGGGTTTTACAGTACAG GTGAGCTGGACAAGGTGATATGTTTCCAATGTGCAGGGGATCTGAAGGGCTGGCAGGCTGCTGAGGACCCCTGGGAGAAACATGCCAAATACTATCCAGG gtgTAACTTTCTTATTGCTGAGAAAGGCCAAGCGTTTGTGAACAGTATCCAGTTGGGGAATCCCTGCAGGAACTCTGCTGTAAGT GCAGAACGTGTTCCAAATGGACTGGCAGTACGACAAGAAG ATTCGGGCATCATGCAGTCCTCTGTAGTGCAGAGGGCTCTGGAGATGGGCTTCGATGCTGCAGAAGTTGAGAGAACAGCCCGGGAGAGGGTTTGTAAGACTGGGATGGAGTATGATTCAGTGGAAGCTCTGATCAGTGACCTGACCAGGGCTGAAAGTGAGTCAGATGAAACACAAGATAAAGAGG AGGAGGACCCTATGGAGAAGCTGAGGAAACTACAGCAGGAGAAGCTCTGTAAAGTCTGCATGGACAAAAACATTGCCATAGTCTTCATCCCCTGTGGACATCTGGTCACCTGCAAGAAGTGTTCCGAGGTCCTTAGTAAATGCCCCATATGCTGCGCACCTATCATTCAGAAGGTTAAAACCTACCTCTCGTGA
- the LOC117411770 gene encoding E3 ubiquitin-protein ligase XIAP-like isoform X4, with amino-acid sequence MAYSQSDNDLESDNCGDMSEIHTRLQSFHNFPKDNLVSHQRLARAGFYFTGNSDQVRCFSCNHTVENWSSGDSPVERHRQVSPCCTYLSCTQRVPSQPATLNGHAAPSTNSAAYDEEREDLEYRLRTGEVVDETDYPKHRDMCREEARLDTFQSWPPSAPVRPRELAQAGFYYTNSRDRVECFCCGSVLENWEPGDEAWKEHERHFSNCFFILGHEVGNIPCQQPPDMDTVPYMGSYEERLRSFTGQQHPVDPERLARAGFYSTGELDKVICFQCAGDLKGWQAAEDPWEKHAKYYPGCNFLIAEKGQAFVNSIQLGNPCRNSAVSAERVPNGLAVRQEDSGIMQSSVVQRALEMGFDAAEVERTARERVCKTGMEYDSVEALISDLTRAESESDETQDKEEEDPMEKLRKLQQEKLCKVCMDKNIAIVFIPCGHLVTCKKCSEVLSKCPICCAPIIQKVKTYLS; translated from the exons ATGGCTTATTCCCAGTCTGACAACGACCTTGAATCGGACAACTGTGGGGACATGTCTGAAATCCACACACGGCTCCAGTCATTCCATAACTTCCCCAAGGATAACCTGGTATCTCATCAGAGGCTGGCCAGAGCTGGCTTTTATTTCACAGGCAACTCCGACCAGGTCAGGTGCTTCAGCTGCAATCACACTGTGGAGAACTGGAGCAGTGGAGACTCCCCTGTAGAGAGGCATCGACAGGTGTCCCCTTGCTGCACCTACCTGAGCTGCACGCAGAGAGTCCCCTCCCAGCCAGCCACGCTCAACGGACACGCGGCCCCATCAACCAACAGTGCTGCGTACGACGAGGAAAGAGAGGATCTGGAGTACCGCCTGCGAACGGGAGAGGTTGTGGATGAGACTGACTATCCGAAACACCGTGACATGTGCAGAGAGGAAGCCAGGCTGGACACCTTCCAGTCGTGGCCCCCGTCTGCCCCTGTGAGGCCCCGGGAGCTGGCCCAGGCCGGGTTCTATTACACTAACTCCAGGGACCGGGTTGAGTGCTTTTGCTGTGGTAGCGTGCTGGAGAACTGGGAGCCTGGAGATGAAGCCTGGAAGGAGCACGAGAGACACTTCAGCAACTGCTTCTTCATCCTGGGCCACGAAGTGGGGAACATTCCTTGCCAGCAGCCCCCTGACATGGATACAGTTCCGTACATGGGATCCTATGAGGAGCGTCTCCGCAGCTTCACTGGCCAGCAGCATCCCGTCGACCCAGAGAGACTGGCGAGGGCTGGGTTTTACAGTACAG GTGAGCTGGACAAGGTGATATGTTTCCAATGTGCAGGGGATCTGAAGGGCTGGCAGGCTGCTGAGGACCCCTGGGAGAAACATGCCAAATACTATCCAGG gtgTAACTTTCTTATTGCTGAGAAAGGCCAAGCGTTTGTGAACAGTATCCAGTTGGGGAATCCCTGCAGGAACTCTGCTGTAAGT GCAGAACGTGTTCCAAATGGACTGGCAGTACGACAAGAAG ATTCGGGCATCATGCAGTCCTCTGTAGTGCAGAGGGCTCTGGAGATGGGCTTCGATGCTGCAGAAGTTGAGAGAACAGCCCGGGAGAGGGTTTGTAAGACTGGGATGGAGTATGATTCAGTGGAAGCTCTGATCAGTGACCTGACCAGGGCTGAAAGTGAGTCAGATGAAACACAAGATAAAGAGG AGGAGGACCCTATGGAGAAGCTGAGGAAACTACAGCAGGAGAAGCTCTGTAAAGTCTGCATGGACAAAAACATTGCCATAGTCTTCATCCCCTGTGGACATCTGGTCACCTGCAAGAAGTGTTCCGAGGTCCTTAGTAAATGCCCCATATGCTGCGCACCTATCATTCAGAAGGTTAAAACCTACCTCTCGTGA
- the LOC117411770 gene encoding E3 ubiquitin-protein ligase XIAP-like isoform X2 — protein sequence MVDGRDGLLSLPLRQRKTLFGVQRKDFYLIFANICDMAYSQSDNDLESDNCGDMSEIHTRLQSFHNFPKDNLVSHQRLARAGFYFTGNSDQVRCFSCNHTVENWSSGDSPVERHRQVSPCCTYLSCTQRVPSQPATLNGHAAPSTNSAAYDEEREDLEYRLRTGEVVDETDYPKHRDMCREEARLDTFQSWPPSAPVRPRELAQAGFYYTNSRDRVECFCCGSVLENWEPGDEAWKEHERHFSNCFFILGHEVGNIPCQQPPDMDTVPYMGSYEERLRSFTGQQHPVDPERLARAGFYSTGELDKVICFQCAGDLKGWQAAEDPWEKHAKYYPGCNFLIAEKGQAFVNSIQLGNPCRNSAAERVPNGLAVRQEDSGIMQSSVVQRALEMGFDAAEVERTARERVCKTGMEYDSVEALISDLTRAESESDETQDKEEEDPMEKLRKLQQEKLCKVCMDKNIAIVFIPCGHLVTCKKCSEVLSKCPICCAPIIQKVKTYLS from the exons ATTTCTATCTTATCTTTGCAAACATCTGTGATATGGCTTATTCCCAGTCTGACAACGACCTTGAATCGGACAACTGTGGGGACATGTCTGAAATCCACACACGGCTCCAGTCATTCCATAACTTCCCCAAGGATAACCTGGTATCTCATCAGAGGCTGGCCAGAGCTGGCTTTTATTTCACAGGCAACTCCGACCAGGTCAGGTGCTTCAGCTGCAATCACACTGTGGAGAACTGGAGCAGTGGAGACTCCCCTGTAGAGAGGCATCGACAGGTGTCCCCTTGCTGCACCTACCTGAGCTGCACGCAGAGAGTCCCCTCCCAGCCAGCCACGCTCAACGGACACGCGGCCCCATCAACCAACAGTGCTGCGTACGACGAGGAAAGAGAGGATCTGGAGTACCGCCTGCGAACGGGAGAGGTTGTGGATGAGACTGACTATCCGAAACACCGTGACATGTGCAGAGAGGAAGCCAGGCTGGACACCTTCCAGTCGTGGCCCCCGTCTGCCCCTGTGAGGCCCCGGGAGCTGGCCCAGGCCGGGTTCTATTACACTAACTCCAGGGACCGGGTTGAGTGCTTTTGCTGTGGTAGCGTGCTGGAGAACTGGGAGCCTGGAGATGAAGCCTGGAAGGAGCACGAGAGACACTTCAGCAACTGCTTCTTCATCCTGGGCCACGAAGTGGGGAACATTCCTTGCCAGCAGCCCCCTGACATGGATACAGTTCCGTACATGGGATCCTATGAGGAGCGTCTCCGCAGCTTCACTGGCCAGCAGCATCCCGTCGACCCAGAGAGACTGGCGAGGGCTGGGTTTTACAGTACAG GTGAGCTGGACAAGGTGATATGTTTCCAATGTGCAGGGGATCTGAAGGGCTGGCAGGCTGCTGAGGACCCCTGGGAGAAACATGCCAAATACTATCCAGG gtgTAACTTTCTTATTGCTGAGAAAGGCCAAGCGTTTGTGAACAGTATCCAGTTGGGGAATCCCTGCAGGAACTCTGCT GCAGAACGTGTTCCAAATGGACTGGCAGTACGACAAGAAG ATTCGGGCATCATGCAGTCCTCTGTAGTGCAGAGGGCTCTGGAGATGGGCTTCGATGCTGCAGAAGTTGAGAGAACAGCCCGGGAGAGGGTTTGTAAGACTGGGATGGAGTATGATTCAGTGGAAGCTCTGATCAGTGACCTGACCAGGGCTGAAAGTGAGTCAGATGAAACACAAGATAAAGAGG AGGAGGACCCTATGGAGAAGCTGAGGAAACTACAGCAGGAGAAGCTCTGTAAAGTCTGCATGGACAAAAACATTGCCATAGTCTTCATCCCCTGTGGACATCTGGTCACCTGCAAGAAGTGTTCCGAGGTCCTTAGTAAATGCCCCATATGCTGCGCACCTATCATTCAGAAGGTTAAAACCTACCTCTCGTGA
- the LOC117411770 gene encoding E3 ubiquitin-protein ligase XIAP-like isoform X3: MVDGRDGLLSLPLRQRKTLFGVQRKDFYLIFANICDMAYSQSDNDLESDNCGDMSEIHTRLQSFHNFPKDNLVSHQRLARAGFYFTGNSDQVRCFSCNHTVENWSSGDSPVERHRQVSPCCTYLSCTQRVPSQPATLNGHAAPSTNSAAYDEEREDLEYRLRTGEVVDETDYPKHRDMCREEARLDTFQSWPPSAPVRPRELAQAGFYYTNSRDRVECFCCGSVLENWEPGDEAWKEHERHFSNCFFILGHEVGNIPCQQPPDMDTVPYMGSYEERLRSFTGQQHPVDPERLARAGFYSTGELDKVICFQCAGDLKGWQAAEDPWEKHAKYYPGCNFLIAEKGQAFVNSIQLGNPCRNSAVSAERVPNGLAVRQEDSGIMQSSVVQRALEMGFDAAEVERTARERVCKTGMEYDSVEALISDLTRAEKEDPMEKLRKLQQEKLCKVCMDKNIAIVFIPCGHLVTCKKCSEVLSKCPICCAPIIQKVKTYLS; encoded by the exons ATTTCTATCTTATCTTTGCAAACATCTGTGATATGGCTTATTCCCAGTCTGACAACGACCTTGAATCGGACAACTGTGGGGACATGTCTGAAATCCACACACGGCTCCAGTCATTCCATAACTTCCCCAAGGATAACCTGGTATCTCATCAGAGGCTGGCCAGAGCTGGCTTTTATTTCACAGGCAACTCCGACCAGGTCAGGTGCTTCAGCTGCAATCACACTGTGGAGAACTGGAGCAGTGGAGACTCCCCTGTAGAGAGGCATCGACAGGTGTCCCCTTGCTGCACCTACCTGAGCTGCACGCAGAGAGTCCCCTCCCAGCCAGCCACGCTCAACGGACACGCGGCCCCATCAACCAACAGTGCTGCGTACGACGAGGAAAGAGAGGATCTGGAGTACCGCCTGCGAACGGGAGAGGTTGTGGATGAGACTGACTATCCGAAACACCGTGACATGTGCAGAGAGGAAGCCAGGCTGGACACCTTCCAGTCGTGGCCCCCGTCTGCCCCTGTGAGGCCCCGGGAGCTGGCCCAGGCCGGGTTCTATTACACTAACTCCAGGGACCGGGTTGAGTGCTTTTGCTGTGGTAGCGTGCTGGAGAACTGGGAGCCTGGAGATGAAGCCTGGAAGGAGCACGAGAGACACTTCAGCAACTGCTTCTTCATCCTGGGCCACGAAGTGGGGAACATTCCTTGCCAGCAGCCCCCTGACATGGATACAGTTCCGTACATGGGATCCTATGAGGAGCGTCTCCGCAGCTTCACTGGCCAGCAGCATCCCGTCGACCCAGAGAGACTGGCGAGGGCTGGGTTTTACAGTACAG GTGAGCTGGACAAGGTGATATGTTTCCAATGTGCAGGGGATCTGAAGGGCTGGCAGGCTGCTGAGGACCCCTGGGAGAAACATGCCAAATACTATCCAGG gtgTAACTTTCTTATTGCTGAGAAAGGCCAAGCGTTTGTGAACAGTATCCAGTTGGGGAATCCCTGCAGGAACTCTGCTGTAAGT GCAGAACGTGTTCCAAATGGACTGGCAGTACGACAAGAAG ATTCGGGCATCATGCAGTCCTCTGTAGTGCAGAGGGCTCTGGAGATGGGCTTCGATGCTGCAGAAGTTGAGAGAACAGCCCGGGAGAGGGTTTGTAAGACTGGGATGGAGTATGATTCAGTGGAAGCTCTGATCAGTGACCTGACCAGGGCTGAAA AGGAGGACCCTATGGAGAAGCTGAGGAAACTACAGCAGGAGAAGCTCTGTAAAGTCTGCATGGACAAAAACATTGCCATAGTCTTCATCCCCTGTGGACATCTGGTCACCTGCAAGAAGTGTTCCGAGGTCCTTAGTAAATGCCCCATATGCTGCGCACCTATCATTCAGAAGGTTAAAACCTACCTCTCGTGA